From the Misgurnus anguillicaudatus chromosome 17, ASM2758022v2, whole genome shotgun sequence genome, one window contains:
- the pde1a gene encoding dual specificity calcium/calmodulin-dependent 3',5'-cyclic nucleotide phosphodiesterase 1A isoform X3: MDSLANDTDGLENSLKYSKCDQTEKMWMRFKGMQKYKSTSQRLRCLVKQLDKGEVNIVDLRKNIEYAASVLEAVYIDETRRLLDTEDELSDIQADSVPMEVRDWLASTFTRKMGVVRRRPEEKPRFRSIVHAVQAGIFVERMYRRTSNMAGLTYPPSVNAALKDVDKWSFDVFRLQEASSEHSLKFLVYELLTRYDLISRFRIPVSSLVSFVEALEVGYSKHRNPYHNLIHAADVTQTAHYLMLHTGIMHWLTELEILAMVFAAAIHDFEHTGTTNNFHIQTRSEVAILYNDRSVLENHHVSAAYRLMQEDEMNILVNLTKDDWRELRTLVIEMVMSTDMSCHFQQIKTMRNSLQQPEGVSFSIDKAKALSLMLHAADISHPAKGWKMHYRWTQALMEEFFRQGDKEAELGLPFSPLCDRKATMIAQSQIGFIDFIVEPTFSVLIDTTEKIINPLIEEAIKSGGVHRLSSTGQGSAAVVESVQRHSGRGSNDEQGGTTDYSLGSINLKRVKHLLSEIIQNNKERWKELSVQELANKEHERISEQEEKPMRNAQVTLSHDSPASGSHDSESKSLNELNNTDSTHSSQDSLDQSSQSPTEGQGDASPDDHSSETLPWNGKTA, encoded by the exons ATTGAGATGTCTGGTGAAACAACTGGATAAGGGTGAAGTGAATATTGTAGATCTGAGGAAGAACATTGAATATGCAGCTTCAGTACTTGAGGCCGTGTACATCGACGAAACCCG ACGCCTGCTGGACACTGAAGATGAGCTCAGCGATATCCAGGCAGACTCTGTGCCCATGGAGGTGCGTGATTGGCTGGCCTCCACCTTCACCAGGAAGATGGGCGTGGTGCGTAGGCGACCCGAAGAGAAGCCCCGGTTCCGCAGTATCGTTCACGCTGTCCAAGCTGGGATCTTCGTTGAACG AATGTACAGAAGAACGTCCAACATGGCGGGACTGACATACCCACCATCTGTAAATGCTGCTCTAAAG GATGTCGATAAATGGTCGTTTGACGTCTTCAGGCTCCAGGAGGCGAGCAGCGAACACTCTTTAAAGTTCCTGGTGTACGAGCTGCTCACAAGATACGACCTGATCAGTCGCTTCAGG ATACCAGTTTCCTCCTTAGTGTCCTTTGTGGAAGCTCTTGAGGTGGGCTACAGCAAGCACAGAAACCCTTATCATAATCTGATCCACGCGGCTGACGTCACACAGACAGCTCACTATCTGATGCTACATACCGGGATTATG CACTGGCTTACTGAACTGGAAATATTGGCCATGGTGTTTGCGGCTGCTATTCATGATTTCGAACACACCGGTACGACCAATAACTTTCACATCCAGACCAG ATCAGAAGTGGCCATCCTCTACAATGATCGCTCTGTCCTGGAAAACCACCACGTGAGTGCAGCCTACAGACTGATGCAGGAAGATGAGATGAACATCCTGGTCAATCTCACGAAAGACGACTGGAG AGAGCTGCGTACGCTGGTGATCGAGATGGTCATGAGCACAGATATGTCCTGCCATTTTCAGCAGATCAAGACTATGAGAAACTCACTGCAGCAGCCTGAAGG TGTGTCTTTCAGCATAGACAAGGCTAAAGCCCTGTCTCTAATGCTCCACGCGGCAGATATCAGCCACCCTGCTAAGGGCTGGAAGATGCACTACAGATGGACGCAGGCCCTGATGGAGGAGTTCTTCAGACAG GGTGACAAGGAGGCCGAATTAGGACTGCCGTTTTCTCCACTGTGTGATCGGAAAGCCACCATGATTGCTCAGTCTCAGATAG GGTTCATCGATTTTATCGTGGAGCCCACGTTCTCTGTTCTGATCGACACCACAGAGAAAATAATTAATCCTCTCATAGAGGAAGCTATTAAATCTGGTGGTGTCCATAGATTGAG CTCGACTGGTCAGGGTTCGGCAGCGGTGGTGGAGTCGGTGCAGAGACACAGCGGTCGGGGTTCGAATGACGAACAGGGCGGCACTACAGACTACTCACTGGGCAGCATCAATTTGAAACGGGTCAAACACCTGTTGTCTGAGATCATTCAGAATAACAAGGAGCGTTGGAAGGAGCTGTCTGTTCAAG AGTTGGCCAATAAGGAACACGAGAGGATCTCAGAACAGGAGGAGAAGCCCATGAGGAACGCACAGGTCACACTGTCACACGACAGTCCGGCCAGCGGGAGTCACGATTCGGAGTCAAAGTCCCTGAACGAACTGAACAACACAGACTCGACTCACTCTTCACAGGACTCTTTGGATCAGAGCTCCCAGTCGCCTACGGAGGGCCAGGGTGACGCCTCACCCGATGACCACAGCTCAGAAACTTTACCCTGGAACGGTAAAACCGCCTGA
- the pde1a gene encoding dual specificity calcium/calmodulin-dependent 3',5'-cyclic nucleotide phosphodiesterase 1A isoform X4, producing the protein MDSLANDTDGLENSLKYSKCDQTEKMWMRFKGMQKYKSTSQRLRCLVKQLDKGEVNIVDLRKNIEYAASVLEAVYIDETRRLLDTEDELSDIQADSVPMEVRDWLASTFTRKMGVVRRRPEEKPRFRSIVHAVQAGIFVERMYRRTSNMAGLTYPPSVNAALKDVDKWSFDVFRLQEASSEHSLKFLVYELLTRYDLISRFRIPVSSLVSFVEALEVGYSKHRNPYHNLIHAADVTQTAHYLMLHTGIMHWLTELEILAMVFAAAIHDFEHTGTTNNFHIQTRSEVAILYNDRSVLENHHVSAAYRLMQEDEMNILVNLTKDDWRELRTLVIEMVMSTDMSCHFQQIKTMRNSLQQPEGIDKAKALSLMLHAADISHPAKGWKMHYRWTQALMEEFFRQGDKEAELGLPFSPLCDRKATMIAQSQIGFIDFIVEPTFSVLIDTTEKIINPLIEEAIKSGGVHRLSSTGQGSAAVVESVQRHSGRGSNDEQGGTTDYSLGSINLKRVKHLLSEIIQNNKERWKELSVQELANKEHERISEQEEKPMRNAQVTLSHDSPASGSHDSESKSLNELNNTDSTHSSQDSLDQSSQSPTEGQGDASPDDHSSETLPWNGKTA; encoded by the exons ATTGAGATGTCTGGTGAAACAACTGGATAAGGGTGAAGTGAATATTGTAGATCTGAGGAAGAACATTGAATATGCAGCTTCAGTACTTGAGGCCGTGTACATCGACGAAACCCG ACGCCTGCTGGACACTGAAGATGAGCTCAGCGATATCCAGGCAGACTCTGTGCCCATGGAGGTGCGTGATTGGCTGGCCTCCACCTTCACCAGGAAGATGGGCGTGGTGCGTAGGCGACCCGAAGAGAAGCCCCGGTTCCGCAGTATCGTTCACGCTGTCCAAGCTGGGATCTTCGTTGAACG AATGTACAGAAGAACGTCCAACATGGCGGGACTGACATACCCACCATCTGTAAATGCTGCTCTAAAG GATGTCGATAAATGGTCGTTTGACGTCTTCAGGCTCCAGGAGGCGAGCAGCGAACACTCTTTAAAGTTCCTGGTGTACGAGCTGCTCACAAGATACGACCTGATCAGTCGCTTCAGG ATACCAGTTTCCTCCTTAGTGTCCTTTGTGGAAGCTCTTGAGGTGGGCTACAGCAAGCACAGAAACCCTTATCATAATCTGATCCACGCGGCTGACGTCACACAGACAGCTCACTATCTGATGCTACATACCGGGATTATG CACTGGCTTACTGAACTGGAAATATTGGCCATGGTGTTTGCGGCTGCTATTCATGATTTCGAACACACCGGTACGACCAATAACTTTCACATCCAGACCAG ATCAGAAGTGGCCATCCTCTACAATGATCGCTCTGTCCTGGAAAACCACCACGTGAGTGCAGCCTACAGACTGATGCAGGAAGATGAGATGAACATCCTGGTCAATCTCACGAAAGACGACTGGAG AGAGCTGCGTACGCTGGTGATCGAGATGGTCATGAGCACAGATATGTCCTGCCATTTTCAGCAGATCAAGACTATGAGAAACTCACTGCAGCAGCCTGAAGG CATAGACAAGGCTAAAGCCCTGTCTCTAATGCTCCACGCGGCAGATATCAGCCACCCTGCTAAGGGCTGGAAGATGCACTACAGATGGACGCAGGCCCTGATGGAGGAGTTCTTCAGACAG GGTGACAAGGAGGCCGAATTAGGACTGCCGTTTTCTCCACTGTGTGATCGGAAAGCCACCATGATTGCTCAGTCTCAGATAG GGTTCATCGATTTTATCGTGGAGCCCACGTTCTCTGTTCTGATCGACACCACAGAGAAAATAATTAATCCTCTCATAGAGGAAGCTATTAAATCTGGTGGTGTCCATAGATTGAG CTCGACTGGTCAGGGTTCGGCAGCGGTGGTGGAGTCGGTGCAGAGACACAGCGGTCGGGGTTCGAATGACGAACAGGGCGGCACTACAGACTACTCACTGGGCAGCATCAATTTGAAACGGGTCAAACACCTGTTGTCTGAGATCATTCAGAATAACAAGGAGCGTTGGAAGGAGCTGTCTGTTCAAG AGTTGGCCAATAAGGAACACGAGAGGATCTCAGAACAGGAGGAGAAGCCCATGAGGAACGCACAGGTCACACTGTCACACGACAGTCCGGCCAGCGGGAGTCACGATTCGGAGTCAAAGTCCCTGAACGAACTGAACAACACAGACTCGACTCACTCTTCACAGGACTCTTTGGATCAGAGCTCCCAGTCGCCTACGGAGGGCCAGGGTGACGCCTCACCCGATGACCACAGCTCAGAAACTTTACCCTGGAACGGTAAAACCGCCTGA
- the pde1a gene encoding dual specificity calcium/calmodulin-dependent 3',5'-cyclic nucleotide phosphodiesterase 1A isoform X5: MDKYVTIRRELLHRPIFRLRCLVKQLDKGEVNIVDLRKNIEYAASVLEAVYIDETRRLLDTEDELSDIQADSVPMEVRDWLASTFTRKMGVVRRRPEEKPRFRSIVHAVQAGIFVERMYRRTSNMAGLTYPPSVNAALKDVDKWSFDVFRLQEASSEHSLKFLVYELLTRYDLISRFRIPVSSLVSFVEALEVGYSKHRNPYHNLIHAADVTQTAHYLMLHTGIMHWLTELEILAMVFAAAIHDFEHTGTTNNFHIQTRSEVAILYNDRSVLENHHVSAAYRLMQEDEMNILVNLTKDDWRELRTLVIEMVMSTDMSCHFQQIKTMRNSLQQPEGVSFSIDKAKALSLMLHAADISHPAKGWKMHYRWTQALMEEFFRQGDKEAELGLPFSPLCDRKATMIAQSQIGFIDFIVEPTFSVLIDTTEKIINPLIEEAIKSGGVHRLSSTGQGSAAVVESVQRHSGRGSNDEQGGTTDYSLGSINLKRVKHLLSEIIQNNKERWKELSVQELANKEHERISEQEEKPMRNAQVTLSHDSPASGSHDSESKSLNELNNTDSTHSSQDSLDQSSQSPTEGQGDASPDDHSSETLPWNGKTA, from the exons ATTGAGATGTCTGGTGAAACAACTGGATAAGGGTGAAGTGAATATTGTAGATCTGAGGAAGAACATTGAATATGCAGCTTCAGTACTTGAGGCCGTGTACATCGACGAAACCCG ACGCCTGCTGGACACTGAAGATGAGCTCAGCGATATCCAGGCAGACTCTGTGCCCATGGAGGTGCGTGATTGGCTGGCCTCCACCTTCACCAGGAAGATGGGCGTGGTGCGTAGGCGACCCGAAGAGAAGCCCCGGTTCCGCAGTATCGTTCACGCTGTCCAAGCTGGGATCTTCGTTGAACG AATGTACAGAAGAACGTCCAACATGGCGGGACTGACATACCCACCATCTGTAAATGCTGCTCTAAAG GATGTCGATAAATGGTCGTTTGACGTCTTCAGGCTCCAGGAGGCGAGCAGCGAACACTCTTTAAAGTTCCTGGTGTACGAGCTGCTCACAAGATACGACCTGATCAGTCGCTTCAGG ATACCAGTTTCCTCCTTAGTGTCCTTTGTGGAAGCTCTTGAGGTGGGCTACAGCAAGCACAGAAACCCTTATCATAATCTGATCCACGCGGCTGACGTCACACAGACAGCTCACTATCTGATGCTACATACCGGGATTATG CACTGGCTTACTGAACTGGAAATATTGGCCATGGTGTTTGCGGCTGCTATTCATGATTTCGAACACACCGGTACGACCAATAACTTTCACATCCAGACCAG ATCAGAAGTGGCCATCCTCTACAATGATCGCTCTGTCCTGGAAAACCACCACGTGAGTGCAGCCTACAGACTGATGCAGGAAGATGAGATGAACATCCTGGTCAATCTCACGAAAGACGACTGGAG AGAGCTGCGTACGCTGGTGATCGAGATGGTCATGAGCACAGATATGTCCTGCCATTTTCAGCAGATCAAGACTATGAGAAACTCACTGCAGCAGCCTGAAGG TGTGTCTTTCAGCATAGACAAGGCTAAAGCCCTGTCTCTAATGCTCCACGCGGCAGATATCAGCCACCCTGCTAAGGGCTGGAAGATGCACTACAGATGGACGCAGGCCCTGATGGAGGAGTTCTTCAGACAG GGTGACAAGGAGGCCGAATTAGGACTGCCGTTTTCTCCACTGTGTGATCGGAAAGCCACCATGATTGCTCAGTCTCAGATAG GGTTCATCGATTTTATCGTGGAGCCCACGTTCTCTGTTCTGATCGACACCACAGAGAAAATAATTAATCCTCTCATAGAGGAAGCTATTAAATCTGGTGGTGTCCATAGATTGAG CTCGACTGGTCAGGGTTCGGCAGCGGTGGTGGAGTCGGTGCAGAGACACAGCGGTCGGGGTTCGAATGACGAACAGGGCGGCACTACAGACTACTCACTGGGCAGCATCAATTTGAAACGGGTCAAACACCTGTTGTCTGAGATCATTCAGAATAACAAGGAGCGTTGGAAGGAGCTGTCTGTTCAAG AGTTGGCCAATAAGGAACACGAGAGGATCTCAGAACAGGAGGAGAAGCCCATGAGGAACGCACAGGTCACACTGTCACACGACAGTCCGGCCAGCGGGAGTCACGATTCGGAGTCAAAGTCCCTGAACGAACTGAACAACACAGACTCGACTCACTCTTCACAGGACTCTTTGGATCAGAGCTCCCAGTCGCCTACGGAGGGCCAGGGTGACGCCTCACCCGATGACCACAGCTCAGAAACTTTACCCTGGAACGGTAAAACCGCCTGA